AAGTCGGTCAGCGCTTCTCCCACTGTAATTTggaaataaatgcaatattaatttaaatataacgATTCAACTGTTCTCCATCTCCGctttcgattttgtttttcatttttagtaTTTACACAGAGTTTACATTCAAGAATTACAtagattatttaataatttttttatgtttttaataatttcttttgcatttttcaacACATTTTGGCGTTGTAACTTTTCCTCCGACAGGCAAACTTTGAGTTTGGCAAACAATTGTCCATAAATGGGCTTTGCACTAGGCAAACGCCGAATAATTTTAagcgatttaaaaaaaattacagTAGCACCTAATAAGTGTGGGTTCTCTCTGTATTAATTTCCATGCCTGGGCTGCTGGGGCGTGGCAGTATTGGGCAGCTATCGGCTCTACATTCTCCCCTCTTTCTCGATTCAGAACTTATAACTTCGATATTTCCATATTGGCTATCACTCACATTCAATCAGTGTTCATTCACTCAGTCATTCAACTGACTCATTCAGTCATTCACTCACTTAGCCTAGGTTCCTTTCGACTTCTTCGATTCGCTTCCTTAGTACAGATTAATATAGCACTTGTGTAACTTTCCTCGAAATTTTTGCAAagaacaaaaacacaaaagtctaaaaattataaaaaaaatgtgtgttTGTTAAAGTTAAAAAACCTTTACGCATTAGAAAGTTCTTCATGTCGTGACTAGGCAAGTTTAAATGTGTTGTTTTCTAACAATGTTCTCCATCGTGTTTTCCAAGCAGCAGGCTGATCCCCCAAAATAATCTATATAAAGGGGATTATCCACTGGCAACTCCCGTGTCGACATCGCATGGCTTAAAACTCGACTAAGAGCTCGATTTTAGTACGTCTTAGAGCCGTTTCGTTGTTTTTAGTacgttttggttttggttttagTGCGATGTTAGAGATATTTCGTGGCTATGTTAGTTCCCTTGCTACGATCGCTGCCTTTGCTAAACTGGAGGACCTGCAGGACATCCTGGCACTCTACAGGTGCTCGTCGCCGTGGTACCCATTCCTCAGTGGCTGCCGCTCCTGCGAGTGATCCGTTGGCCGGTTGCGGTTAAAGAAGCCGCACTGTTGGGTTAAAGGAATGAGATATATTATAACAATTACATCCATACGGAAATCCCCGAGAGAAAGGGTTAACAACTCACCTTGTAGAGCAGCCAGACGAGCAGCAGGAAGATGAGGGCTCCGGCACAGGCGGCCAGGACGACGACCCACAGAGGCACCACATCGGGCACCTGGAGCGGTTCCGGTTCCGCCTTGTAGAAGATCTCGTGCGTCTTCACGATGGCATCCTTGGGCGCTCCGATGAAGGGCAGCAGTGTGACATTGGCCACCGCCAGGGTGGACACATTCAGTGGCACGTTGGAGGCCAGCTTCTCCATCGTCTTGGCCACCATGCGTGCACGGATGGCCACAAAGGCGGCGTCGCCGTCCTCGGTGCCTAGATTCGTGACCACGCAGCGAATGCTCTTACACCTTGCCGACTGGCATGGTGAGTTCAGGTCGATCTGTTGTGGCTTCTCCGCCGCTCCCTCCTTATCGTTGGACCTCCTCAGACGGCGTGTGCCGGAACTCGAGCTGgagctactgctgctgctccagtgTCCAGGAGTTGCCTGCTGCAGGTTATCCTCGTCGTAGAAGTCCTCATTCTCGCGGCCATAGTAGGGTTTGCTGCCAGAGGAGTAGGTCACATGGTGGGTCTGATAGCCACCGGGTTGACCACTGTACTGCGTCTGTCCCTGGTAGGAAGTCTGTCCCTGGAATCCTGGATTGCGAGCCTGGAACTGGGCTTGGTTTTGTCCCTGGTAGTGTCCCTGGTTGGCGTTGGCCTGGAACTGACCCTGGCTTTGGCCCAGACTCTGGCTGGGATTCTGGTATTGACCCTGACTCCTGTAAAGCTCGCTGTCCACATTGCCTCGGTTTAGGGTGCCCAAATCCAGAGTACCGGTGTGgaagttgttgttgcggccACCAAATTGCGATTTGTCGTTAAAGGTAACCGGAGATCCAAGGCCAGATCCTCCGGAACCGGCTAAAAGTAGTtgctgatgatgctgctgctgctgcgctggCCAAGATCGGTAGTTGGAAGAGGAGGAGCTGCTCGTGTGCTGAACGGGTCCGGCCATCTGGATGTGACCCTGTGTGCTGTGGCCACGCAGTTGGGCCGATGGAGCACCCGAACCGGAGGAAGAGCTGCTGGTGGAGTAGGTAGTGAAGCTGGTCTGGTTAACGCGTGGTTCCTGGACCGCCTGACTGGCGCGATCGCGGTGCACGAAGGATGCATCCCCAAGCGCCTCCAAAGTGTCCTCCTGCCGCCGTTGCTCCACTTGCTTGGGACTTAATTTGTCACCCGCATCGGTGCTATTGCTGACCAAGACTCCTCTAACGAAACCCTCACCGCGGGCCTTCTCGATGTGAACGCTGGCACCGCTGGATGATGAGGAGCTAGAGGATTGGCCAGAGACCTGGGCCGAATTCCAAATGGCGCCCTGGGCCTGCAGATAGGACTTCTTCAGCAGCTTCTCGTCCAGCAGCAGATTGTACTCATTGAATGCCACATCGTCGCACTGGATCTTGCCCCCGGTTTCTGGTTGATTCAACAGGTACATCAGGGGATCCCCGACGATTGTCTCGTAGGGCAGATGGATGAAGACCTCCGCCTCCTCGATGATCGAGGGACGATTGTTGCGGATCTCGTAGATGTGCACCACCTGGGGTCCAATATCGTCCTCCTTGGTGGCATTCTCCAATTCCTTGTAGTCGTCGGCCTTGTACAGCTGGTAGTCTGGCAGGGAGGTGCCCTTGATGTCCAGATCCGTGTCCACCCAGATGCCCACGCTTTGGCGGATCTTGTTGTCGTATTCGGAGCCGGGTTTCTCCAGGTTCGTGGAATTGGCTTCCCAGTAGAAGTCGTAGCTGGACGAGCTACCGTACTTCTCCTCCGGCACCAAGCTGATCTTGAAGTGAGCCTATAACGAATATAAACATTTGCATTGGCTGTTCTGTTTCACCAATAACGAACTTACAATCTTTCCAGACTCTAACGGGTTTCCAATGTCGCACTTGAGTGTGTGGTTGTTCTCCGGAGTGGGCGGCGAGCAGGTGATGGGCGTGTCCTTCTTCTCGcccagctgctgcagcttccTGAACTGAAGATCCGGCGGGGTGACCATGTAGAAGGCAGCCTCGAAGGCATCCTCATTGGTGTTCGAGATGAAGACCTCGATGACCAGAGGTTCGGGTGAGCCAAACAGATACTTGTCCACAGTGCTGTTCCATAAAcaatagatatatatattactaCCTAGTGCATCTGGAGGAGATTATGCCCCTTGACTTACCTGACTTTCAGCTTGAGATCTGGCTCGCAAATATTGTCGGGCCCACAGTTCTTCTGAATGTTGATGGCATCCCGCAGGACGATCTCCCGGTTCTGATCAATAACCGGCTCAAGGATGCTCCTCCTACGACGAACCATCGGGTCCAAGGGACGACTGCTGCGCAAATTGTAGCGGGCTTCCACCTCCAGGGGCGTCAGCTTATCCTGCACCTTGTCCAGCAGATAGACGGTCTCGTTCAGGCAGTACTTCTGGCCATAGTTCAAGCGGATCGTCTGATTCCTGATGTTCTTGCCCTCATCCCTCAGGAAGAACATGCGAGGATTGGGCAACTTCTTGGCGTCCAGCAGCCAGGACACATCGAAGTCCAGTTGCTCGGGCAGATAGCGACCCGTGTAGCTCCAGCAGGTGGTCAGTAGCATGCAGGGCACCTTCTTGTGATCCCTGAGCAGCTGACAGCTCCTGTCGTCCAGACTAATCAGCTTCGAGTTGCTGGCGAAACTGGTTTCGGCATTGACTGCGGCCACAGGTCGCGACTTGAAGATGAACACCTGGTCGGAGCTGTAGGCGCCCACGGCGAGATCTGGATAGGTATTGCCGTCCATGTCCAGACCGCCGGACAGGGCGAAGCCAAATGTTCGCGGATAGGGAGCTCCCTCCACCAACTGCTCGGACTTGATGATCTGCGACGGTTTGGCCAGTGGACCCATCGGCGAGCCATGGAAGATATAGACCACTCCACGACCCTCGGGTCCATCGTAGGGCGCACCCACGGCGAAGTCTCCATAGCCATCGCCATTCACATCGCCCAAGGTGGTCAGGGCCAAGCCGAATCTACCCTTGCTGTGGTAGCCATCGCGAATGTGCTCCGTGGTCCAACGCTTCTCCTCGGTGGGACCGCCCTGCAGCAGGATGTACACCCTGCCCACGTCGTATTTGCCCTCGACGTTGTCGGGATCCGTGTACATGGGAGCACCGATAAGCAGATCGTCCAGGCCGTCGCCGTCCACATCGCTGGTGGCCAAGGAGTAGCCAAAGTACTCGCCAATCTGGCGACCCGTAATATTAAAGATGTTCGCCATGTTCCAGCGATTAACGACGATCCTTCCGACGAGATTACCACCGCGGGGCATTCCAATGGCCACATCCTCGCTGCGATCGCCATCGAAATCACCGGTGACCATTGAGTAGCCCAAATAGGAGTCATCGTTCACCGAGGCACTCTCCGAGGTGGAGAACACTTGGTTCTCCGGCCTGGTCACGTCGTGGGAGCTGGCCATACCTGTGAATCAGCGGAAAATACTCCGGTTATTGGCCGAGAATGATAGCTCTCTATATCTCTGGTGTTTTCAGGTGAGTTGGTTTCGCCTCAGTTGCGGTCAAAATAATAGAATATTAactttttatgtattttatatcAGAAGGtgatcattttgtttttttttttttttgtttcgttaaCTTTATCTACCATCATATCCTAGTTTTGTGACCGCAACTGTTGGCGCTAAATGGCTATGGGCATGCTGGGCAGAACAAACAACGAGATCAACGATGATGGGCACATGGTAAGATGGCACATGGAACGTTTTTAAACTACTCCCAGCCAAGGAagccacaacaacaattacCACAAGATACTACGCTACGGTTTTTGGATGATtacgtgtgtatgtgtgtgattACAGGGGGCACTACGAACAGAAACATGCCTGGCGAACGTGCTGAGATTAAGGTTAGTTAGCATGCCCAGTTAGTACAGTCAATACCAGATATAAGCTACATGCACTACAACTATAAGCTAAGCGGGTTTTGGGCTAGACACAAGGGACGGTACCAAGTCAGGCAGCAAGAGAAATAATATGTATTTAATTGGGAattcttaaatatataatttataatatttccAGCACTGGAAGTTGTAAAATCTTTACACTAGGTTTATCAAACAGATCACTTTCAGTTTTTAGAAAACATTTACTTTAAACTTTCACCAAAGTATCGAACCTctcaatttaaaaaatgtattgcatactttcagACATCTTTTAAGTGAATATTCTATTATGGCGACTGTCTCTTTTTGCCGTTCCGTGACTCCGTTAGGCGAAAGAGAAATTAGTTTCCTACTAAAACAGTTACATAATTAAAAGGAACTTCTCTTTCGCCTAATTTTCCCAAAAAGAGTaaagttttttggccaaaaaccatTTAAGCAGATTTCAGCAAAGCGACAGGTACTATAAGTATATTTTTTGAACCTATGGAACCACAGATATTAATAAGCCAAGCTTTCTTCTAGCGACTTCTATTGCCAACCATCGCACAAATCTATAGAGTTTGCTTTAGTTCGATGGATTGCCAAGGTGGTTTTCTTATATGGATGATTGATGTTGGAAAGAGCTTTCATGAGGTTGATatggtattttatttttgattatcAGACACCGTTAATGGTACTTCCATTGGAGTTTTGTGTGTGAACGGGTGTTGGTGTTTGTGTTTAGGTACTTTTTCTGAGCTGGGTTAATGTTCGTAGGTACAGTTTCGGTTGAGTTTTTGAGGCAGTGAGTGAGAAGCATAGTTGCTGGTTGTATTTTtggttgttttattttttatttttggcatttttattattattacctCCAGTGCCGAAGGGCTGATAAAGAGGCGGCTTAAATGGAAACTCGGCATCGGGCGGTATCGAGTAGGTTTGTCCTTTTtatggtttttgttttcggtATATCGGGAGTTTTTCAAATAGCAACAATAGTTGTAGGGAAGATTGTTGATTGGGATTCGATATTGGTTTACGGGTTCGGGTGATCGAGTGGTGCggttcgttttttttttttggggaatCGGTACAGAATGCATTTCGCATTTTCATATCAATTTCGGTACAAAATCGCATGCATTTTGCCCCGACACACGGGAGATTGATTGAGTGTAGAGTGAGACAGAAGGTGGAGGAAGGagcaaaaaatataaagagaaagagagaacATAATTTTGATTAATTAGATCAGGAAGAACATGACGCGTTATACGGTACAGGTACAGGTACAGTTACAGTTATAGATACGATTACAGTTACAGTTACAGTAGAAATCGTGTATCAAATACGGTACAGTAAATGCAGCTAACTTCTATGGGGTTAAGTATACATTAAATTACGATTAACAATAATACGATATACGGTTATAATGCTGACTCCTGCTGTCGAGTTGTAGATGATATCGGAGTTAGCAAAGTAATTTTGATTTAAAGGACCTTTGACCGGTACATGGGTACAATTTGGAACGGTACAATCTTGTTAGCTTCTGGGAGCGACAACAGAGCGACGTTAGGCCAATTGGGGTTAAACGAATTGGAGGACAACAACTCGACAAcacaatatacatatatgaatgTACGTCACAAAACTTAGGTAACTTTAATTGTTTGATAAGTGCGCACTTAATAATTATACCTAAATTGATTGGCATTTTGCCAAAACATAAGACTTTAGTAACGTTTTCGAAATACTTGGTATATTAAAAGAATAAGCACTCTCATATGCACACTTATCGTTTCTTAGAAACACATTTTATAAGCcagaaaattttataaaataagaaacaaGTTTTTAATATCTACCTAAGGATAATTTATCGACTAGAGGACACTACAATGCGACATGCACTTTAGACACATCCTAGATACAGCTAAATTTGGCATTCCATCTTCTACAGATGCACATTTGGTTTAGCCCGCTTAGATCTACGGATCGAGTGTTAGAGACTGGAGAGCATAGGTTCCCTTTGGAAAATGGGTATTACGGTACAAACATATAGCTAGAcccgtattatttttatagtaTCTATATTCATATCTCTGTGAAAGTTAACTTAAGTTACGGACTGTctaacaaataaaattaaaaacacacGAAGGAGATAGAGTAAGATAAACTAAACTAGGGACTACTATGTTAATGCAATCACTTTGATTTTGTACATCGGAAGGCAATCAAAATTCAATACTTTCGTGGGGAAGGACGAAGACAAATGCTAAATGAAAACGGGGATAACgaaattcaaatttcaaaCCAGACtacgtgtgtgtttgtgtgtgtgttcgtgtCTTGGGATCGTCTAGAGGGGTTTAAGGATATTACTTATAGTTCTAGCTATCTCTAAATACATTGGATCAATTTCGGTAGCCTCATTGAGACACGAGATACcagaaacagcagcaacatcaaaaTACATACAGTAAAGTAACTCGTCTCAAGAGACAAAAGGTATTGAGGTAcggataaataaataaataaataaataagaagtGGAACAACGGTACACGGAGCATGTGGGAAAAACGTGCACTTACCTTGCCAATACCAACTGCCAGGTGCGCCAATGAACAGACGCGAGCCATTCTGCAACGGAGAAAAGAGGTtacaaatgtatctgcatATATAGCTAgctatatgtacgtatgtacgCATGTGCATAATAGTCAAATCGAATGCTGGGGATGCAATTGTGAATGCAAATGCTATGCCACGATCCCAACGAGGTGCCAACTAAACGTGCCCACGTCCGACCATCCGTCTGTCTTATCCGAATCATTCCATGCATATAATAACTCAATGAAACCCAAAAAATACGAGAGAGAAAAAGGGAGCGCTGAAAGATCTAGAGATCGGAATAAGTCAACTACGTACTTTGGATACTCTTACAATTATTCGAAATTTATACTTCATCATATAGGGCGAAACTCAACTAAAGATTTGTCTCACTTAAATCACTATGCTATTGAAATAACCTAAGAATGTATCTTAAATAATGCAACAGTATCTTTAGAACGCAGAAagatactatatatatatactatagaCACCTATATTGacatttttataataatattatttatttataaatgctatttattttaatattatatttctgGCATAAAGTGAAAAACATTCGTATAAATCTACACTGGAGCATGGATAAGTATCCCCCCTGTTCTTTGAGTTTTCAGTTTATACCCAATGAATACTTACCCCGTTGATCGCTGCACTGAATCCAGCCTGACACGAGCCCTGGCGATGATAACCCCAGTTGTCTGCAACGAAAGATGGAAATGCATCGCATAAGTGAGTGATtgggcaaaaagaaaaaaaaatgggagGCTGGGGTCAGGGGAATGCCAGTCACACGCAGTTGACCATTTAGGCATCGTGCGATTTCATCATAAATGTTCGCAGGGCCACGGGGCTGCTTTTTCCGAAAAAGGGGAACGGTGTGTGGGAcaataaattgcaaataattACCGATGCAATGCAATAAATTGCGCTGCTATTTGTCAGACGCTGGACGAGAGTTGGACGAGCGAGTTGGCACAACATAAAAGGATTAGAGCGCGCCTTTGGGGCAAGATCTTTGCCTGCCACAGCGATGGacattgaaatgaaaacacaACAATGAAGGCAGCAGCCCCAACTGCCGAGCGGCAAACAAAAAGATCAAGACGCGGCCCAAAGTGAAGACGGCATCCGCACACACATGTATCCACAAgcacatccacatccccaCATGCACAGTCACACATCCTTTTGTTGGCCCCgccttttgtttgtttgtttgtttgtccgGCAAAGTGTCTGGCGAATGTTGCCTTGCTACCAAATACGAAATCACGTAACATCAGCAAAAAGCtcaacaagaaaaaaaaaaacggccGAAAGTCGAGTGCTAGGATACCCTATTGCAATGCCATCACGGTAGTTGCACAATTTCAAACTTGTGGCGCCCACTGGGGGGCATTTCACCATGTCGCCCAATGGCGAACTTTTCCTTCAATATAAGCGCTCCAAActggattttatttaatttgctttcCATTCCCTTGTCAAATTGGTAATATCCTGTTTTGGGGAAAGGGTATTTCTTGCAACACCAACAACCTGATGTCGCATGCTCGGATAAAAGCCAGGCCTCCAGCTAAAAAGGGGAGCGGGCAAGGGGGGCCCTGGAGCAAAAACAACAGAGAAATCAACAGGCAGATCGTGCGTTTGATCAAATTAAACGATAACAATTTGTCTCGAAGTGTTTCAATTTGAGCTCAGCGACAGCAGCGacggcagcaacatgttgctgctggcacCGGCAATCGCATAAGTCAACTCTTTTAActcgtctttttttttttgttgttgtattttttcttttttttttttttttgtataatcGTAACGCACACAGGTCCTCGTACGTGAGCATACCCATGGCATTGTCTTGGCAGTTGTAGTAATTCCCATAATAAAATCGCCCCGTCTTGAATTACAATTAGTTTTTAGCAAGGGCACGCCGAGAACTCCGCTCCTTCGCCGACATTTCAACTTGGCTTGgtcactccactccactccactcgaTTCGACTCGATTGTTTTGTACTTTGATTTACCCCTCTTTTCCTTTAACTATTTAGTTTGGCATTTTGTGCGTTAAGTTGGTATTtattgctttcagtgatgtcGGAATGTGCTCAACCGACTGTCAGGatgagttgctgctgctgctgctgctgctgctgctgatgttgctgctaaTCATTTCACAACAACAGCATTAATAACGCAACAAAAAGGCCACTGG
The Drosophila mauritiana strain mau12 chromosome X, ASM438214v1, whole genome shotgun sequence DNA segment above includes these coding regions:
- the LOC117147716 gene encoding integrin alpha-PS2 isoform X1, with amino-acid sequence MSGDSIHRRRMAPHCPIASLILLLIAMSAHGYNIDLPSYVRFRQSSNSMFGFSIAMHKGRSGFYGNQNNVSLIVGAPKFDTSRYQQGVTEAGGVFKCSLNDDDCKLVPFDSKGNNRNVDKEVVDRKSYQWLGATVATGRDSDLVVACAPRYVFHTMTPSRAFRIDPVGTCFTSHNFEEFYEVSPCRTNNWGYHRQGSCQAGFSAAINGNGSRLFIGAPGSWYWQGQTYSIPPDAEFPFKPPLYQPFGTGGMASSHDVTRPENQVFSTSESASVNDDSYLGYSMVTGDFDGDRSEDVAIGMPRGGNLVGRIVVNRWNMANIFNITGRQIGEYFGYSLATSDVDGDGLDDLLIGAPMYTDPDNVEGKYDVGRVYILLQGGPTEEKRWTTEHIRDGYHSKGRFGLALTTLGDVNGDGYGDFAVGAPYDGPEGRGVVYIFHGSPMGPLAKPSQIIKSEQLVEGAPYPRTFGFALSGGLDMDGNTYPDLAVGAYSSDQVFIFKSRPVAAVNAETSFASNSKLISLDDRSCQLLRDHKKVPCMLLTTCWSYTGRYLPEQLDFDVSWLLDAKKLPNPRMFFLRDEGKNIRNQTIRLNYGQKYCLNETVYLLDKVQDKLTPLEVEARYNLRSSRPLDPMVRRRRSILEPVIDQNREIVLRDAINIQKNCGPDNICEPDLKLKVSTVDKYLFGSPEPLVIEVFISNTNEDAFEAAFYMVTPPDLQFRKLQQLGEKKDTPITCSPPTPENNHTLKCDIGNPLESGKIAHFKISLVPEEKYGSSSSYDFYWEANSTNLEKPGSEYDNKIRQSVGIWVDTDLDIKGTSLPDYQLYKADDYKELENATKEDDIGPQVVHIYEIRNNRPSIIEEAEVFIHLPYETIVGDPLMYLLNQPETGGKIQCDDVAFNEYNLLLDEKLLKKSYLQAQGAIWNSAQVSGQSSSSSSSSGASVHIEKARGEGFVRGVLVSNSTDAGDKLSPKQVEQRRQEDTLEALGDASFVHRDRASQAVQEPRVNQTSFTTYSTSSSSSGSGAPSAQLRGHSTQGHIQMAGPVQHTSSSSSSNYRSWPAQQQQHHQQLLLAGSGGSGLGSPVTFNDKSQFGGRNNNFHTGTLDLGTLNRGNVDSELYRSQGQYQNPSQSLGQSQGQFQANANQGHYQGQNQAQFQARNPGFQGQTSYQGQTQYSGQPGGYQTHHVTYSSGSKPYYGRENEDFYDEDNLQQATPGHWSSSSSSSSSSGTRRLRRSNDKEGAAEKPQQIDLNSPCQSARCKSIRCVVTNLGTEDGDAAFVAIRARMVAKTMEKLASNVPLNVSTLAVANVTLLPFIGAPKDAIVKTHEIFYKAEPEPLQVPDVVPLWVVVLAACAGALIFLLLVWLLYKCGFFNRNRPTDHSQERQPLRNGYHGDEHL
- the LOC117147716 gene encoding integrin alpha-PS2 isoform X2 — protein: MSGDSIHRRRMAPHCPIASLILLLIAMSAHGYNIDLPSYVRFRQSSNSMFGFSIAMHKGRSGFYGNQNNVSLIVGAPKFDTSRYQQGVTEAGGVFKCSLNDDDCKLVPFDSKGNNRNVDKEVVDRKSYQWLGATVATGRDSDLVVACAPRYVFHTMTPSRAFRIDPVGTCFTSHNFEEFYEVSPCRTNNWGYHRQGSCQAGFSAAINGNGSRLFIGAPGSWYWQGMASSHDVTRPENQVFSTSESASVNDDSYLGYSMVTGDFDGDRSEDVAIGMPRGGNLVGRIVVNRWNMANIFNITGRQIGEYFGYSLATSDVDGDGLDDLLIGAPMYTDPDNVEGKYDVGRVYILLQGGPTEEKRWTTEHIRDGYHSKGRFGLALTTLGDVNGDGYGDFAVGAPYDGPEGRGVVYIFHGSPMGPLAKPSQIIKSEQLVEGAPYPRTFGFALSGGLDMDGNTYPDLAVGAYSSDQVFIFKSRPVAAVNAETSFASNSKLISLDDRSCQLLRDHKKVPCMLLTTCWSYTGRYLPEQLDFDVSWLLDAKKLPNPRMFFLRDEGKNIRNQTIRLNYGQKYCLNETVYLLDKVQDKLTPLEVEARYNLRSSRPLDPMVRRRRSILEPVIDQNREIVLRDAINIQKNCGPDNICEPDLKLKVSTVDKYLFGSPEPLVIEVFISNTNEDAFEAAFYMVTPPDLQFRKLQQLGEKKDTPITCSPPTPENNHTLKCDIGNPLESGKIAHFKISLVPEEKYGSSSSYDFYWEANSTNLEKPGSEYDNKIRQSVGIWVDTDLDIKGTSLPDYQLYKADDYKELENATKEDDIGPQVVHIYEIRNNRPSIIEEAEVFIHLPYETIVGDPLMYLLNQPETGGKIQCDDVAFNEYNLLLDEKLLKKSYLQAQGAIWNSAQVSGQSSSSSSSSGASVHIEKARGEGFVRGVLVSNSTDAGDKLSPKQVEQRRQEDTLEALGDASFVHRDRASQAVQEPRVNQTSFTTYSTSSSSSGSGAPSAQLRGHSTQGHIQMAGPVQHTSSSSSSNYRSWPAQQQQHHQQLLLAGSGGSGLGSPVTFNDKSQFGGRNNNFHTGTLDLGTLNRGNVDSELYRSQGQYQNPSQSLGQSQGQFQANANQGHYQGQNQAQFQARNPGFQGQTSYQGQTQYSGQPGGYQTHHVTYSSGSKPYYGRENEDFYDEDNLQQATPGHWSSSSSSSSSSGTRRLRRSNDKEGAAEKPQQIDLNSPCQSARCKSIRCVVTNLGTEDGDAAFVAIRARMVAKTMEKLASNVPLNVSTLAVANVTLLPFIGAPKDAIVKTHEIFYKAEPEPLQVPDVVPLWVVVLAACAGALIFLLLVWLLYKCGFFNRNRPTDHSQERQPLRNGYHGDEHL